The DNA region TTTTAGCTATTTTCAGTGTTTGGCAAAATTAAAAAATGTTTTAAATAAGTTAAAAAAATTGCTTAAAACAAGTCAAAAGCAACCCCAATTTATTGCTTTTCGGCTTaaaagtcattttttttttttaaagacgaTCTAAACGGGCTCTTGATCATGCCTAAAAGTGTGCAACTGCGTTGAAAACTTATAAATCAAaaacaagagaaaacaacctAGCATAGATCACGCATTTGTAAATAAACTGATGTATGGTAAATTATACTAGAAGGATAAAAGCCAACTCAATCAGCTTTTAATAGTGAATCCAACACCTTAAATTAAGACTGTCTCAGTCAGCTGTAATACAGTTTCCAAGTTAACTCTCAACTAACAATTGTTAACAAAATTAAGACAAAGGATTTGCTTGGCAACATTAAACCAAAAAATAACTAGGAAAAAGTAATCCAACACGCCCGGTGGGACTCGAACCCACAATCGCCTGATTAGAAGTCAGACGCCTTATCCATTAGGCCACGGGCGCTTGCGTACATTTCCTTGCCAATTAATTTTTTGTTGAAGCTTTACGAATTTATGACTAtatttgttaattatttaataCTTTGTAAATTATACCttgtactccctctgttccagtttatgtgaacctattttctttttggtccgttccaaaaagaatgacccctttctaaatttggtaacaatttagcttaaatttaCAATTCTAACTTTAATGAGAaccttttataaccacacaaatattctgggcccctttttgacttgtttaggaccacaaattcaaaaagtcttcattttttcttatacTCCGTACttagtcaaacaggttcacataaattggaacggagggagtatttatCATTTCCTTAAGGGACGCGAAAAAAGCTGAAACGACAATTAAAAAGGGACAGAGTAAGTATAACCCAAAAGAAGAGAAACCACGTTGATTCTTGTTCTCCCCTACAACAAAAAGAAGCTTCACCCCTTAGTGATACCTTTCCTAGAGTTTGATCTAAAGGAAGTAAACAATGAGAAGAAATGGAATAAGCTTTTTCCTTAAATCTCAGCAAGAACCTCTTTCAACACCATTctgtctttttccttttccttttacaCAAGTTAGTTATTCAAGACCATTATCTAAGATAAGCTTTTGATATAATGTTGAGACTACCTTCAGATTTTAACAACCCCACCAATTGAAGATGGAGAACAACAACAATATGTACCAACATTTGGTTGAAATAGATGAACCTGAGAATGACTTCTATCTCCCAGATTATGATGAAGAAGAAAAGGATTCCAActtcattttcatcatcaacacaatcctaAGTGGTACGGCTCGCCTCAACGTTCTCTTACCCACTGTCACAATCCTTGCCTTCACCATTTTTGCACCCATACTAACCAGTGATGGCCAATGCAACAAGTTTGAGCAATATATAACAGGGATTTTCTTGATCCTATCGGCTATTTCTTGCGTGTTTTTCTCTTTCACTGACAGCTTTAAATCAGCAAGAGGGAGACTACACTATGGGGTGGCAACATTCAGTGGCATTTGGACTTTCAATGGAAGAAGGATTAAGCCTTGTGTGCCAAGAGATTATAGACTTAGATGGTCTGATATTTTTCATGCATCACTTTCATTGATTGCTTTCCTTACCTTTGCAGCATCACACAATGATGTGCTTCACTGTTATCATTTTGTTGTTCCAAGAAAGGTCATAAATACTGTTCCATTGGTGATTGGATTTGTTATTAGTCTTCTCTTTGTCATATTTCCTTCTAGGAGAAGAGGGATTGGGTATCCCTTCTTGCTACAAAGTGATATATAATGCAGAAAAACTGAGGTGATGTTACAAGTTTTACTTTTTCATGTTATCTTATTTTATATGTTCTCTAAAAGAATATTAGAGAAGGTTTGATTGTACATGGAAAACAAGAAAATGTAATGTTCCAGAAAGACTTTTATCCTTGTGTTATATCTTTACTTCAGTAGAGGGATTGGGTATCCCAGATATGTTAATTACCTGGTTCATGTGATAATCTAACTACATTCTGTTTTGCACCTTGCATCTAATGTAATTCAAACAAAAAGCAGAAACTTTATGCAAGAAGCTCATTTACACAATAATACATACAGTAGGACAAGCCACAATcacttatatatatacatatagctATCAACAATATGATGAAATAAGATCTGAATCAGATCATAATATCACATATTATAACTCCTTCCGTGGATCTAACTATTTTTCTGAGGTTGTACACTGGATTTGGCACCGCTGGAGGTCTACCAAGGTCCTGTTAGTGTCCTTCTCAAGCATCTTAACTTATTTCCCCACGGCATATTCATCTTTTCCATTAACTGTGATTTGATAGAACAGAATAGTTAACAAGATGACCAGGGGCATTTAAACAAGCAATCAAGTTTAACTGAATCACATGCATCACTCTCACTCCGTCGCATAGAACGCACATTCACTTTTAAAATTGTGACATCTTAACAGGTGATGCATTTTCACAAGAATGTATGATCACGCCATTCAACTCAGGTAACATGATTGACTGTTAAGTTATGTACTATAGGATTCATTTCACTAGCTTACCCTATGGTTCATTGATTGCATTACTTAGTGCTTTTCTGGTATTTTCACTTTGGTTTTCCGATTGGTTTGCTTGTTGTTGcccctttcttttatctttcctgagccgagggtctacggGAAACAATCTTTCTGCCTTCttaaaggtaggggtaaggtctgcgtacgcactaccctccccaaaccccacttgtaaaactacactgggtttgttgttgttgttgttacccTATGGTTCATATTTGTTTAACTTACGATTGCTGTATCTAGTCCATAATTAAGCAGGAAAGGTAGGTAGTTATCGAATCCAGCAAGAGGTACATGTAGTTGTAAAAGAGGTTAGTACCTGATCTTTCTGCATCTCGATAAATTCAGCCTACACGAAACATTGAAAAAACAGCAGTTATTACAGTAACTTTAGTGTAGGTGCTGTAAATTTGAACAATTGTCAATATACCTGTTTTTTCTGCAACTCTTCGTTTATTTCTTTAAGCTTCTCCACCTCAGCTTCCAACTCTAGAGTGTACGCCTGTCATATCGAAGTGTCATTACAGAGTTAATTCATTCAAAACCTAAATGTATAAACACGATTCTACCAATATCTCCCTCAGTCCCAAAGTTCCACCAGTTATATTTAAGATTAAAGATTCTAAAGCTTTAGTGAAGAGCATATGCACTTCCCACAAGTCAACCTGCAAACTTACTTGCTTCATAATGTTAATAGATAATGAATCCCTTTGTCAAGTTCTTTATTATTCACATTTTTCCGGGGAAATGTTATGATTATCTTCTTGACATGAAAATTGTTGAATGCTGAACTACCAATGGATGTTTCCATCAGCTGCACGAGTTAGTTTCATTGTACAACAGCACAAACAAAAAGATAATTTGAAGTAACTCAACATATAGAATATCAACATATGAGTTCACCTGCTTCCGAGCCCTTGATCTAGCTGCGGATTCTCTGTTCTTAATCATCCTCTTACGTCTTCTTTCCACAACTTTTTCCAAAGAATTGCATGATCTCCTCCCTCTTCCGCCTTCACCAAATGCATAAGGTGAAGGTGAAAGAGATGATGTATCCTGATCCTTCTTAGCAATCATGTCCCGTGACAGTTGATTTCCAGGCGATCCTCGTTTTGCTAGTGCAACTCCATTATGCAATCCGGCCAAGCCTTTAACACCACCCTGCATAACACTGCCTTGAACAATAGTACTAGTATTTACAGAAGGACTCAACATGCTGACAACAGGTTCCCTAGCAGCCGTGCTAGCCAGTTGGCCATTCTTCCCTAATTGCATAGGAGATGCAAAGGCCACATTCGGTTTTTGTTGTGAAGATGTGGCACTAACCACATTCAACAtgtttttctcttcaaattgATTACTGAACAGTCCAGGATTTTGAGTAGGTTGCTGAAAAGCTATATTCAGACCATTGTTGTTAGTACTAGGTTGACTTATACCACCGGTAAACCTAACATCATTCGTGCTTCCAGTTGGTTGCATATCTTCTCGGACCACTCCTGCTCTAACCAAAAACTCCTCCAATGTCATTTCACCCAATGTAGATTGACTCTGTCCAAGATTTGGCCATTCCGTACCACTTACATCTTTAGAACTAACTGTTGTTTCTTTCTGGAAATCTCTCCACAATTCATCTACAGTTTTCTGACTAAGCGTCCGAGGTAGTGTTAAAGAACCTTCTCTTTGCAAATTTCCAACACCAGCAGAAGATGCTACAACTTGAGACTCTTCAGCTGTCCAAATGTTCTTCAACAAGTCCTCCAAATTCATTGATCCGAGATCTTTTCCAAGTCCACAAGT from Nicotiana tabacum cultivar K326 chromosome 24, ASM71507v2, whole genome shotgun sequence includes:
- the LOC107767355 gene encoding protein DMP2-like, with the protein product MENNNNMYQHLVEIDEPENDFYLPDYDEEEKDSNFIFIINTILSGTARLNVLLPTVTILAFTIFAPILTSDGQCNKFEQYITGIFLILSAISCVFFSFTDSFKSARGRLHYGVATFSGIWTFNGRRIKPCVPRDYRLRWSDIFHASLSLIAFLTFAASHNDVLHCYHFVVPRKVINTVPLVIGFVISLLFVIFPSRRRGIGYPFLLQSDI
- the LOC107767352 gene encoding ABSCISIC ACID-INSENSITIVE 5-like protein 7 isoform X1, which codes for MNFKNFADTPQTESNSGMSMGSGNFPLARQYSVYSLTFDELQSTCGLGKDLGSMNLEDLLKNIWTAEESQVVASSAGVGNLQREGSLTLPRTLSQKTVDELWRDFQKETTVSSKDVSGTEWPNLGQSQSTLGEMTLEEFLVRAGVVREDMQPTGSTNDVRFTGGISQPSTNNNGLNIAFQQPTQNPGLFSNQFEEKNMLNVVSATSSQQKPNVAFASPMQLGKNGQLASTAAREPVVSMLSPSVNTSTIVQGSVMQGGVKGLAGLHNGVALAKRGSPGNQLSRDMIAKKDQDTSSLSPSPYAFGEGGRGRRSCNSLEKVVERRRKRMIKNRESAARSRARKQAYTLELEAEVEKLKEINEELQKKQAEFIEMQKDQLMEKMNMPWGNKLRCLRRTLTGPW